TCTATAGTAATACTTAGAAATACTAATACTAAATACATACTATTACAAGTTGTACATAATTAATGACTGTGTTattctttaaaaataaataaattcagtgtGGACATACATATATCCCCCCCCCTTACCGTATCTACAGCCGTGTTTGCCCAGTCACGTCTCCTTTGCGCTGCAGTGTTGTCTGTCGCCCGGGAAACCGTGGGCCTGTCCGGAGTTTCCTTGGCTGCAGGCTTCTGTGCTGCTGTTGCTACCGGCGATGGATTGGTCCCCAGCTTCGATGGCGTTGAGCCTGCTATTGAGTTGGCATGCCGTAGGGTTAAGGGCCGGAGGTGCACAGGTCGTGCAGAGtagggtggcggtggtggtagcTCTGTTGGCGCAAGAGGCGGTTGGTTCGGGAGTGGGGCTTGCTGTGGGGCCTTGGCTTTGTCTCGAAGAGACGTCCTCATAGTGGGCTCAGATTTCAGGCCCTCGGCTGAACCCAGCGAAGAGGTGGACAATCTGTCTGCAGAATGACAAAGCAAGTTAATTTTATTACTGAGATCACACCCCAGCACTCACAAACTAGAACATTAATCCAGAAGTCTCTTAAGTGGAACTGCATTTTACTACTGTACAGTATTCTCACAGGGTCAGTGTACAAGCACATTCTTAAGAAGAAAAGCCTATTACAGATCatgcatacatgtaggcctaggccctctAAGATGACAACATCGTACTCTTCTTTGGCTACCATTTCCCTCAGTAAGGAGGGATACAATATACAGCATGATATAATGAAAAACACTATATTTTATTGGATAACACTCATATAGAAATTCATATAGAACATACTCTGTTGTCTAGACGTAGCTGATGTTTCTTTGCTCCTGATATTTTCCGAACCAGAGGGCATGGTGGTGGAGTTGAGTATAATGTCTGATTTCAGGGAGGAGTGCTTCCTTATAGCAAAGGACTTATTTGTGGTTTCTGTTCTCAGAGTCGTTGAGCTGTTCCTATCTGCAGAAGATGGAAGAGCGCCTATGTGTGGGCCTGGCACATCCACAGACGCAGCGGTCTTGTTGCCGGCCTCCAAACTGTTACGCTTGTTATTCCGGACCTCAGACTGGGCTGTCTCAGAGCGGTACTTCAGAGACAGCGACGTGGTGCGCAATTTCACTCCAAAAGCATTCGTTTTCTCCTCCCTTTCAGCCGTCTTGCCCTGGAGTTCTGGGCCTTTGGCTCGTCTGACATGGTTGTTTGtcttctcctccactgtcttggtggtggtggtggtggtgacagagCTATTTGGCACAGTCTCTCTTCGCACAATGCTTCTCTTTTCTGGAGCGAGCTGGTGTTTCTGTGGAAGCTCTTTGGGTTTATCCTCCGATTGGTTGCTGGGTTTCcctggtgtgtgtttgctgttatTCAAAGGGGCTATAGCTGTGTGTTCTGGTTTCCTAACTTCCTCTGAGCACGTTTCATTCCATTCCCCGCTACTGACAATTCTGGAACGACGCTGGGCTGAAGATACTGAAAACTGGTAAGACCCAGAGTTCGGTCTGGAGCTTGGCCTCGATCTGTCACCATTTGTTGACATTTGATTCTCCTGACCAGCAGGTGGCACTCTCGCTCTCCTGAGAACCACTTCAggaatttctctctctgtcttagtaCCAGAGGCCTCTGGTGTTCTCTTCAGCGATCCAGCCCGTGAAGGTTCTGGTATGGGTGTCCTATCATTTAGACCAGTCACAGGCTGATATTTAATTTGAGTGTCTGCGAGACGAACAGGTGGTGTGCTTTTATCACCGAGAAggcttttccttctctcttcagAGGAAGTACTCTTCTCTCCTACATCCTGTGTGGTGGGCCTGTGTTCATACATCGGCTCATCTACACTCTGTTCATTCTCCGCTGGAGGTGCTTCAGATTCCAGCTTTTGAAGAATGATATTAGGAAGAGGTTCTTCTGCAGTGATGGGAACCTGTTTATGCGCTTCTGTCAGATTCCCAGATTTCTCCTGACAAATGTCCTGCTGCTCTTTTCCAGAAGATTCAACATCAACAGACTGTTCTTCAGAACACTCCATATCTACAGACTGTTCCATTGGGAATTCCTCATCCACAGACTCTTCTACAGAACATTGCATGTCCACAGACTGTTCCAAAGTTTCTGCAGCAGGATCAGTGAGCACGGACTGAGGCACAGGAGATTCAGCCACGTCGCAGGGCTCATACTGTTGCAGGTCGTCCGGCATGGGCTGAAGGTAAAGAGGGTTGGACGTGACCTGTTTCTCTGACTCTGTCTGCTCTGGTTCTTCATCCTCACTGATGATAAGAGCAGACCCTGATCTGGGGAGAGGATCTTCTGGGCTGGGTATGAACACCTGGTCCTCCTCCTGTAGCTCTAGATCGAGGGATCTCCTTTGCTTTTGCTTTTCATCCGCCTGGAGGTCGAGGAAAAGCTGCCTTTCCCTTTCAGCTGTCACAACTTGAGCAGAGTGGGAACGGAAGCGAGGTGTCTCCTCCTGAGGGTTGGCAGTTCTGTCCACCTTGTCCTCCTCCCCTTCTGACAGGATCAGGTCATGCATGCTCTCAGAGCGAGGCCTCTGTACACTCTGGTTCCCCCGCAAaataaggaaaagagagagaagaaaatgattaGCTTTCTTTACATGTCAAAGAGTTCATACGCGGGTGAAGTTGAACATAAAATAGCCGTGTGCCTGCACCCGCTAGCATATGTAACACATTATGTAATAAGCAAATATGAGCTATGTAATAAGTAAATATACCTTCACATCTGCCTCTCTTTGTTAGATGTGGATACAGTAAATCCACTAATATAGGACTCCTATATCTCAGTTTGGACAGCAGCCACAGTACTGTGTCATAATGTTGTGTTAGGAGTGTGAAGACATTTGGTAATATTAATATCTTAAGTCAATATGAACACTTCCAAAGCTTTCTCCTAATCATTCTCCTTTGAGTTTTGAATATGGCAAATAGAGTAGAGAACAGTGAAGTGGAAtagagagcggagcagagcacaaACACGATACAGTAAGATACCGCTACCTTTGTGCAGATAAAACACACAACTCAGAGAAACGCAAACTGGTTAGCTCCACAACAGAAAGATTTGATGTTCAGAAAATGAGAAAAACATAGTAGTGTGTTATGGCTCGATTAGTCTAAGGCCTGATTATGCAAGAATAGGGAGATAACAGATCGAGCCATAACAGTAGCTACATGCCATAATTTAGTCcattgtttctcaaagtggggcgtaagcctgggggggcgcggaggcattgcagggggggtGTCTCgtcaataagccaatacgttttaaaccctcaccaacattatatttgTAATCGTcctgaatttgaatagcataggatcTGCATTCGACGTCATTCTCTCTTTGAataatttctctctcttcattctctctatctcatcagtcaccttttctttgattctgcacagcacaACTATCGTAAAATCAGTGTGCgcaagtactgctgttgctttggGGGGGGGCTAGGAAGCacccagaccctctgaaggggggaatgaagGGAAAAGTTTTATAACCACTGATTTATTCTTACCGTAGGCAGCTTCCTGGCTTTGGAGGTGGGCCTCTGGTTGCGGGGCTTGACGGAGACTCTGTGTCGTGCGGCGGAGGTGTCCAGGCAGGAGGTGAACTGAGCCGGGCTACTGAAGTCTGCTGAAGGGGAGGCCGGGCTGCTGGATCTGTGGTGCGAATGGGACCAGGGAGAGATAGGCCTGGATGGAGGCTGAGAGgggagacacacaggcagagagagagacagagagacagacagacagacagacagacagacacacacacacacacacagacagacacacagaaaaataaacagatcagacagacagacaaacatacagtacagacagacagagatttcattaattgatcACAAATTGAGAAACTGAAGTGTAGCAGCAATAACGACACAATGAGGAAAAGACAAGTACAGAAAAGTAACGCGACCAATGAATGTGTAATAAAAAAATGTCGGGTACTTCCTTGAAATGATCAAATACAAGCATATCAATCATGATGGTTTGAAAGATGTTTGGAAAAAAATCTTTGGCAagactttctttttctttgcctTAGCCACCGTTAATTGTTTACTGTAGCAAATGAATGAaacacataatttaaaaaaagatctCATTGAAATAATAAACTGCCTGGCAAATAATAAACTAGCTAGCTCCACGTATTCCAGCCACCAAGTTTATTATGCAATTGTATCTGATTGCAGTGACGTGTTGCGTACACACTGTTTACAATCCCACAAATACATCACTTGCATGACATTTATTAGTGCAGTGTGAACTTTTACCTGTTCTTCCTCTTCACTGCCTGTCCCAGCCAGGCTGAGACAGCTGTGGTTCCTCTGCAGGTCAGGGAAAACAAAGCACACATGAGAGAGATCAGACCATgccagtccgtcattttgaagctcatattacactacgttacattacattagcatttagcagacgcctttgttcaaagcgacttacaaggagcaatttaatacatataatatataacataatatatataatataatataatatataaataatacatGAGAGACACATTCCATTAGAGAAATATATTTAATCCAAACAAAATAGCAGTGTTGTGCTGTAGTTCAACAAAGACGAGACACTAGCCATGTTTACCTTGTAAGAGGAATGGTATCTTGCTGGCTCCTGGAAAGTGAAGTCTGGAGGGCTGTGTGGCAGGCCGTCATCCTCTGAGGTGGCCCCCGAGTCCTCCATGCGCTTACTGGGGAAAGGCACCGGGGGGCGCCGCAGGTGGAAGTTCTGCTGCTG
The Engraulis encrasicolus isolate BLACKSEA-1 chromosome 12, IST_EnEncr_1.0, whole genome shotgun sequence DNA segment above includes these coding regions:
- the LOC134460057 gene encoding CRACD-like protein, which encodes MFRSATLPERGADEVPGRKKSRFKALKTRLFGRLKRKDGEALGKTQSQSTSDITAPEAARGGYDSEDDSHHPKGTLNSRSLSHDSIFLADQAQGPSEPTRVLSQENVPSRIKALQMKLQQQNFHLRRPPVPFPSKRMEDSGATSEDDGLPHSPPDFTFQEPARYHSSYKRNHSCLSLAGTGSEEEEQPPSRPISPWSHSHHRSSSPASPSADFSSPAQFTSCLDTSAARHRVSVKPRNQRPTSKARKLPTSVQRPRSESMHDLILSEGEEDKVDRTANPQEETPRFRSHSAQVVTAERERQLFLDLQADEKQKQRRSLDLELQEEDQVFIPSPEDPLPRSGSALIISEDEEPEQTESEKQVTSNPLYLQPMPDDLQQYEPCDVAESPVPQSVLTDPAAETLEQSVDMQCSVEESVDEEFPMEQSVDMECSEEQSVDVESSGKEQQDICQEKSGNLTEAHKQVPITAEEPLPNIILQKLESEAPPAENEQSVDEPMYEHRPTTQDVGEKSTSSEERRKSLLGDKSTPPVRLADTQIKYQPVTGLNDRTPIPEPSRAGSLKRTPEASGTKTEREIPEVVLRRARVPPAGQENQMSTNGDRSRPSSRPNSGSYQFSVSSAQRRSRIVSSGEWNETCSEEVRKPEHTAIAPLNNSKHTPGKPSNQSEDKPKELPQKHQLAPEKRSIVRRETVPNSSVTTTTTTKTVEEKTNNHVRRAKGPELQGKTAEREEKTNAFGVKLRTTSLSLKYRSETAQSEVRNNKRNSLEAGNKTAASVDVPGPHIGALPSSADRNSSTTLRTETTNKSFAIRKHSSLKSDIILNSTTMPSGSENIRSKETSATSRQQNRLSTSSLGSAEGLKSEPTMRTSLRDKAKAPQQAPLPNQPPLAPTELPPPPPYSARPVHLRPLTLRHANSIAGSTPSKLGTNPSPVATAAQKPAAKETPDRPTVSRATDNTAAQRRRDWANTAVDTRAVVSTSIIEVDQQPTHRIKSAPGPSVTQLSSSSSFLRQSDRSQPSWMELAKRKTSAWNDNNRQ